In a single window of the Serratia quinivorans genome:
- the nlpA gene encoding Lipoprotein 28 precursor, producing MSKNWRYTPLLAAFAAVLALQGCDQKTDQNHIKVGVINGAEQDVAEVAKQVAKEKYGLEVELVGFSGSLLPNDATDKGELDANVFQHRPFLEQQNKDHGYKLVAVGNTFVFPMAGYSKKIKSLKELQDGAVIAIPLDPTNLGRALLLLEKTGLITLKPGKGLLPTSLDISANPHNYKIMELEGAQLPQVLDDPKVTIAVISTTYINQTGLTPTKDGIFIEDKNSPYTNIIVTREDNKDAPNVQNFIKAYESDEVAKAAEKIFNGGAVKGW from the coding sequence ATGTCCAAAAACTGGCGTTATACCCCACTGCTGGCGGCCTTCGCCGCCGTACTGGCGCTACAAGGCTGCGACCAAAAAACCGATCAGAATCATATCAAGGTCGGGGTCATCAATGGTGCAGAGCAAGACGTGGCGGAGGTGGCCAAACAGGTGGCCAAAGAGAAGTACGGTCTGGAGGTTGAACTGGTCGGTTTCAGCGGTTCGCTGCTGCCCAACGACGCCACCGACAAAGGCGAACTGGACGCCAACGTCTTCCAGCACCGGCCGTTCCTCGAACAGCAGAATAAAGATCACGGCTACAAGCTGGTGGCCGTGGGCAATACCTTCGTATTCCCGATGGCCGGCTATTCGAAAAAAATCAAATCACTGAAAGAACTGCAGGACGGTGCGGTGATTGCCATCCCGCTGGATCCCACCAACCTCGGCCGCGCACTGCTGCTGCTGGAGAAAACCGGCCTGATCACGCTGAAACCGGGCAAAGGGCTGCTGCCAACCTCGCTGGATATCAGCGCCAACCCGCATAACTACAAGATTATGGAACTGGAGGGCGCACAGCTGCCGCAGGTGCTCGATGACCCTAAAGTCACCATCGCCGTCATCAGCACCACTTACATCAACCAGACCGGTCTGACGCCAACCAAAGACGGCATCTTTATCGAAGACAAGAATTCGCCGTACACCAACATCATCGTGACGCGTGAAGACAACAAGGATGCGCCGAACGTGCAAAACTTCATCAAGGCCTACGAGTCGGATGAAGTGGCCAAGGCCGCCGAGAAAATCTTTAATGGCGGCGCGGTAAAAGGCTGGTAA
- the tipA gene encoding HTH-type transcriptional activator tipA codes for MLLKVGELARRSGITVRTLHYYDSIGLLVPSARSDAGYRLYNRADISRLHHIQALRRMGIPLAEVGAILARSGMTLTTVIEQQIAMLEQQLAQTAALRDRLQQMHAQLTAGDEPELNDWLTTLELMTMYDKYFTADELAQLPFYQADPMRNQQWGDLVASMRQLIDSGVTPQALEAQTLARRWMQMLERDTAGNPAFLTRLNAMHADEPSMREQTGITPAMTDYVTRAFAETKLSIYQKYLSEEEYAHVRQHYFTRLQEWPALIARFHQALNDGVPPESGQAKQLAAQWLELFQSYAGTDPATQMKIRQAMEREPTLTEGTWLTPPLLSYLQQAVAHLMRGA; via the coding sequence ATGTTATTGAAAGTTGGCGAACTGGCCCGCCGTTCCGGCATCACCGTCAGGACGCTGCATTATTACGACAGCATTGGTTTGCTGGTTCCTTCTGCGCGTTCCGATGCCGGGTATCGCTTATATAATCGGGCTGATATTAGCCGCTTGCACCATATTCAGGCGCTGCGCCGAATGGGGATCCCGCTGGCGGAAGTCGGGGCAATTCTGGCACGTTCGGGGATGACGCTAACGACGGTGATTGAGCAGCAAATTGCCATGCTGGAGCAGCAACTGGCCCAGACAGCCGCACTGCGCGATCGTTTACAACAGATGCATGCACAACTCACCGCCGGAGATGAGCCGGAACTGAACGACTGGCTGACGACATTGGAGTTAATGACCATGTACGACAAATATTTTACCGCAGACGAACTGGCGCAATTGCCTTTCTATCAGGCCGATCCCATGCGTAATCAGCAATGGGGCGATCTGGTCGCTAGCATGCGCCAGTTGATCGACAGCGGCGTCACGCCGCAAGCATTGGAGGCGCAGACTCTGGCACGGCGCTGGATGCAGATGCTGGAACGCGATACCGCTGGCAACCCGGCGTTTCTCACCCGGCTTAACGCCATGCATGCCGACGAACCCTCCATGCGTGAACAAACCGGCATCACCCCGGCGATGACCGACTACGTGACCCGGGCCTTTGCCGAAACCAAGTTATCAATTTATCAAAAATACCTGTCGGAGGAGGAATACGCCCATGTGCGCCAACACTATTTTACCCGCTTGCAGGAATGGCCGGCGCTGATCGCCCGGTTCCATCAGGCGCTGAATGACGGCGTACCGCCGGAGTCAGGGCAAGCGAAACAGCTGGCGGCGCAATGGCTTGAGCTGTTCCAGTCCTATGCCGGTACCGATCCTGCAACCCAGATGAAAATTCGCCAGGCGATGGAACGGGAACCCACGCTGACCGAGGGCACCTGGCTGACCCCGCCACTGTTAAGCTATCTGCAGCAGGCGGTGGCGCATTTGATGCGCGGTGCATGA